CGTTGGAGTCGTAGTTGACCTTCAGGGTCATGCCCTGGGGCAGCGCGTCGAGAATGCCGGGAACCGCCTCGGTCACCGCCTTGCTGACGTCGAGCGGGTTGGCGGTCGACTGCTTGATCACGCCGACGCCGACCGCGGTCTTGCCGTTGATGCGGAAGTTCACCCTTGTGTCTTCGGCTTCGATACGAGCGCGGCCGATATCGCCGATGCGCACCGGATAGCCTTCGACCTCGCGGATGATGATGGCCTCGAAGCGCTCGGGCGAGGCGATCGAGGTATCGGAGGTCACCGTCATCTCGCGGTCGCGGGCCTCGATGCGGCCCCCGGGAACCTCGACATTCTGGGCCCGCAGCGCATCCTCGACATCCTGGGTCGTCACCTCGTAGGCGGCGAGCTTGGCCGGATCGAGCCAGATGCGCATGGCATAGCGGCGCTCGCCGAACACCCGCACCTCGGCCACGCCGGGCAGGGTCTGCAGGCGATCCTTGACCAGGCGGTCGGCCACGTCCGAGATCACCAGCTCGTTGTGGCGGTCCGAGGTCATGCCGAGGAACATGATCGGCGTCGCATCGGCCTCGACCTTGGAGATCACCGGCTCCTCGATCTCGGTCGGCAGGTCGCCGCGCGCCCGGCCGATGCGATCGCGCACGTCCGCGGCGGCGGCATCGACATCGCGGTCCAGCCGGAAGCGGATGGTGACCTGGCTCATCTCCTGCTTGCTGGCCGAGGACAGGTATTCGATGCCCTCGATGCCCGACAGCGCCTCTTCGATCGGCTGGGTCACCTGGCTTTCGATGATCTCGGCCGAGGCCCCGCGATAGGTGGTCTCGATGTTGATCACCGGCTCGTCGATCTTGGGATATTCGCGCAACGTCAGGCGCGAATAGGCCATGAAGCCGATCAGGATCAGCACGATCGACAGGACGGTGGCGAAGATCGGCCGGCGGATGCAGAGTTCGGACAGGCTCATGGCATCAGCCCCCGTTCGGAACGGCGCCGGGCGCCTGGCCGGCGACGGGCGCCAGGTCGATCAGTTGCACCGGCGTATCGGGGCCCAGCTTGAGCTGACCATCCAGGACCACGACATCGCCTGGCGCCAGCCCCTCGCGGACCTCGACCAGGCCTTCATGGCGAACGCCGAGGGTTACCTTGACGAATACCGCCTTGCCCTCGACCACCTTGAACACGAAGCGGTCACTGCCTTGCGAGACCAGCGCGCGCTCCTCCACGAAGACCGCGTTCGGGCGCTTCTCGACGATCAGCTCGACGCGGGCGAACATGCCCGGGTGCAGGCGCTGATCGTCATTGGGCACGCGGGCACGGACCAGCAGCGAGCGGCCGGCGGCATCGACACGCGGATCGATCGCGAAGATCTCGCCGCTGAAAACCTCGCCCGGCATGGCATCGACGGTCAGGCGGATCGCCTGGCCGATGGCGACACGGGCCAGCACCCGCTCGGGCACGCGGAAATCGACCTTGATGACCTGGGTGTTCTCGAGGTTGGTGATCGCCGTGCCGGTATCGAGATAGGCGCCGGGGCTGACCTTCCACAGGCCCAGCTTGCCGGGGAAAGGTGCGACCAGCTTGGTCTTGCCGATCAGGGTCTGGGCGGTGGCGACCGCGGCCTCGGCCGTGCGCAACGCCGCCAGTGCCTCGTCGCGCTCGCGCCCGGTGCCAAAGCCGCGATCGCCCAGCTTGTCGGCCCGGGCATAGTTCGACTTGGCGACGGCCAGTTCCGCCAGGGCCTGGGACAATTGCGCCTGATAGAGCCCGTCGTCGAGTTCGGCGATGACCGCGCCGGTGTCGACGAAGGCATTCTCCTGCGCGGTCAGCGACCTCAGCCGTCCCTCGATCTCCGAGGCGACGATGATCGCGGCATTGGCCTCGGTATTGCCGACGGCGCGGATGGTCTCGATCGCCTCGGCCACGGTCACCGGGGCGGCGACCACCGGCACGGGGCCCATGTTCCAGCCGGCCTGCGCCGGGGGCGCAGCATCACGGCCGAATTGCCACCAGGCTGCTGCAGCAACGGCGCCTGCGATGATGATGACGGCTGCTGCGGTGCTTTTTTTCATTGTACGCAGACCTTGTTATCCCTGCCCGGTGTACCGGGCGGTCGACAAAATCGCACAACCAGCGGCACAGCCGCAACCGCTGATGCATCCGCCGTCAGTCCTTGGGCCGCTTCGGCCCGAAAGGCTTCAACTTCAGCTTGGTCTGGTGATCGGGAATGCCTTTGCCACCCTCGCTGTTGCGGCCCTGGAAATAGGTCTTCTGCCAGCCCTGGCGATTGGCCTCGGTGCCCTGGACCGGCAGGTCCTTCAGGAACTTGTTGCGCCCGTCCGACCATTCCTTGAAGGCGGCCAGCAGATCCGGCTCGTCGGCCAGGCGCATGACCTCGGGCTCGACCGCTTCGACCATGCCGCGCGGCACCGGGAACAGGAAGGCGAAGGGCTCTCCTTCCTCGAACACCACGGGAATGCCGGGCGCCGTGAAGCGCCAGTTCATGGTGAAGGTCGCCGCCGACCAATCGGTCTCGATGATCCCGGTCAGGGGCACCAGGCCGTGCTTGGCCTCGTTGGGGGACCCCGTGACATAGAGGTTCCAGCCCGGCTCGGTCACGAACAGCGAATGGACGTGGAAGGTCAGGATCCCTGAGCCGAAGTGGCCGATCGCCACCTGCCCCGCGCCCGGGCCGGTCACCTTGACCGAGGTGGGCTCCTTGCCCCCGTTCCACACCGCCTCGATGCGGGCCGGGCACAACAGCTCCCAGCCATGGGCATTGGCGATGTTCAGGGGCAGGCAGCGATAGGCGAAGGACAGCGGCGTGCCGTCCATCCAGTCGCGCGTGGCCGGGGCCACCCTGATCAACGGCTTGTGGTCCCCGATGGTATAGCAGACGAGACGCATGAGCAGACCCTGGAAAGCCGGAACGCCGGCGGATTATAGCGTGATGGGTCGACCGTCCCAGCGCCGATCGAGGGCAATGGCGAGGATGGCGGAAAGCGCGCAGAAACCTGCCATGATCGCGAAAATCGCGCCACCCGCCACGGCGTAGAGCGGCCCCAGCGCCATGGTCGTGGCCGCCACCGCGACCGAAATCCCGACCGAGGAATAGAGGCCCTGGGCCGTTGCCGTCAGGTCGGGGGGAATCGCGCGGGGAATGAAATGCATGGCGCCCAGGTGAGCGAAGGCAAAGCTTGCCGCGTGCAGCCAGTTGACCGCCAGCAGGGCGGCCACGTCCGTGGTCATGGCGATCACGCCCCAGCGCAGGATGCCGCCGAAGCCCGCGACGACGATCAGGGTGGTCGGCCGCAGGCGATTGACGAAGCGGGCGGAAATGGCAAACAGAACGATTTCCGCCAGCACCCCTTCCGACCAGATCAGGCCGATGGTGAAATCGCTCAACCCCGCCTTCTGCCAGTAGAGGGCCGAGAAGGTGTAGTAGGCCGCGTGGCTGCCCTGAACCAGGGCATTGGCCCCCAGGAACAGCAGGAACACCGGATTGCGCAGAAACGCCGCCACGGCGCCCCGGCGGCGCACGGCCGGCAGCGGGACCCGCACATCCGGCAGCAGCCAGGCCGAGGCGGCGGTCAGGCCCAGTGTCCCGATCGCGACCCAGATCACGCCTTCAGGCCCGGTCATCGGCGTCAGCCGGCCCACCACCAGGGTGGCGGCGATGAAGGTGACCGAGCCCCACAGGCGGACGATGCCGTAGTCGTAGCCGCGCTGATAGGCAGCGAGCACGCCCAGGTTCTCGGTCAGCGAGACCTGGGCGGGGTAGAACAGGCTGGCAATCACATAGGCGCCCAGCAGGGCGAAGAAGCCCTGCGCCGGCAGCAGCAGCAGGAACGACAGGAAGCTGATGACCGTCAGCCCCATCAGGATGCGCCGGCGTTCGCCCAGCCGATCGGCCAGGCGGCCGAAGCCGGTGTTGCCAAAGATCCGCACCACCTGCCCCGCCCCCAGCACCAGGCTGATGTCGATGGGATCGAGGCCGCGATGGGCCAGCCAGACCGGCAGGAAGGGCACGATGACGCCCAGCGCGGAAAACGACACCGCATAGAAGAACGCCATGCGCACGGCCACCGGCAGGCGACGCCGCAGCGGCTCGCGGGCGGCGCTCTCCATGGGATGGTTTCCTCGGGACTTGTTGATTTCCGGCCCGGCCATCCTAATGTAGTGACATCACTACAAGCAAGAGGAGGCGGCGATGAAAACCGTGTCCGCCCGCGAGGCGAACCAGCATTTTTCCAAGCTCCTGGCGGAAGTCGAGGCCGGCCGCGAGGTGATCATCACCAAATACGGCAAGCCCGTCGCCAAGCTGGGCCGGGTCGTGCCCAAGGAGGATACGCCCGAGCGGCGCGCGGCGATCGAGAAAATGATCGCGCGGATGCAGGAAGGGGCCGATCTGGGCGGTGCCAAGTTCGATCGCTCGAAGGACTATGACCGCCAGTGACGCGTATCGCCTTCGATACGAACATCTTCGTCTATGCCATCGACACTACGCAGGGTGACAAGCATCACGTCGCCATTGACCTGTTGGCCCGCGCCGCACGGACAGATGCCATCATCCTGCGGCAATGCATGGCTGAATTCGCGAATGTTAGCCTTGGGAAGGGTGGGCAGCCCCCGGCGAAGGTGCGCCAATGGATCGAAGATTGGTTGGCTTCCTTTCCGATCGCCCGAGACGATGGTGAGACCGTCCTGTTGGCGCTAACACTCAAAGAACGCTATCGGCTCGCTTGGTGGGATGCGCTGCTGTTGGCGGCTGCAACTGAGGCGGAGGTTGATTTGCTGGTCACCGAAGATCTGCAAGACAGCCAGATCCTGGGCACCGTCTTGATCGCCAACCCGTTCCTGCCCGCCGGCCGGGCGGCGATCGACGCCGCCCTGACCCAGGCCTGATCAGCGCTCGATCGCCGTGTGGACCAGGTCGGCCAGGCGGCGGTGGCGCTCGACCGAGGCGCTTTCTTCGAGCAGGCCGGCCGACAGGAAGACGAAGGTCACGTCGCTGGCCGGATCGACCCAGAAGCAATGACAGCCGGCGCCCAGCCCGCCGAAGGTGCCCGGGCTCGCCAGATGGCCGAAGGCATGGGGTGGACGCCCTGCCCGCGCAGCCAGAAGCCATAGGAATAATGCGACGGGACGGTCGGCCAGCCGCGCAGGGCCTTGGCGTATTCGTAGAGCAGGTGAGGCGAGGTGCCGGTGCGGTCTTCGAGCGCGAAGCGCACCATGGCGGGCGAGAGGACGCGGGCATGGTCGCGCTTGCCGCCCAGGCGCCAGCCTTCGGCGAAATTGAAGACATCCAGGGCGGTGGTGGTGGCGCCGCCGCCGGGCATGTCGCTGTCAGGCTTCAGCCGGTCCGAGGATTCAAGGACGCCCGGCGGGAACAGGCCGGGCGTGGGATCGCGCACCACCACGGGGACATAGCGCGCCCGCACCTCGTCGGGAATGCCGAGTGCCGTATCGGTCATGCCCAGGGGCTCGAAGACATCGTCGGCCAGGATCCGGCCGAAGCGGCGGTTGCCGCCGTCCAGCCGGCGCACCACCTCGGCCAGCAGGCCATGGGCCAGGATCGGGCTGTACATGACCTGGGCGCCCGGCGCCGCGATCGGCGCGGTGCGCGCCAGGACCGTGGTGACCGAGGCGAGATCGGCGGCGTTCAAATCCTTGGCCATGACCACCGACGGCAGGCCGCTGGTGTGGGTGATCAGGTGGCCGATCTGGATGCCGGCTTTGTCCTGCGTCGCGAATTCCGGGATGACGGCGACCACCGGCGTGTCGACGGCGATCTCGCCCCGCTCGATGCGTTGCAGGACGGCGGTATTGGTGAACTGCTTGGACAGGGACATGGAGATGAAGACATCGTCGGCCTGCATCTCGCGCCCACTCTCCCGGTGGGCGAAGCCGATCGCCTCGTGCAGCACGATGCTGCCGCCGCGCGCGACGATGACGACCGCACCGTCGATCCGCTGGGCCTCGACATCGGCCGCGATGGCATCGCTCAGGCGGGAAAGACGCTCGGGATCGAAGCCTTGGGCGCTGGCGGCAAGCTGTAACGACAAGATGAGTCCCCTCCCTTTTGGCGCGGGAGTGTGCGTTGCCGCTGCCGGCCGTTCAACACATGAAACTCAAGGGCAAGTCCCCTCGCCCCCAACGGGGGAGAGGGCTAGGGTGAGGGGTGCGGGGATGGATGGGCTCTTCTCGCCCTGACAGACCCCTCACCCCAGCCCTCTCCCCGCAAGCGGGGCGAGGGAGGAAAGAGGCCCCAGGAATCAATCCTTCGCGCGTTCCATATAGGCGCCGTCCGCGGTCGAGACGACGACGCGGGTGCCCGATTCGATATGGGGCGGCACCAGGACCTTCTGGCCGTTTTCCAGGACCGCCGGCTTGAACGACGACGAGGCCGTCTGGCCCTTTACCACCGGGTCGGCCTCGACGATCCGCAGGGTCACGGTCTGGGGCAGTTCGGCGGCGACGGCGTCGCCTTCATAGGTGCGGATGTAGCAGACCATGCCTTCCTGGAGCCACACCTTGGGGTCGCCGATGATGTCGCCCGAGATGGTGATCTGCTCGAAGGTCTCGATATCCATGAAGGTGAAATTCTCGCCTTCCGGGTAGAGATACTGGTATTCGCGGTCTTCCAGGCTGACCCGCTCGACCTGTTCGGACGAGCGATAGCGTTCCTGGGTCTTGACCCCGTCGCGGATGCCGCGCAGCTCGAACTGGGCGAAGGCGCCGCCCTTGCCGGGCTGCACCATCTGGGTTTTGAGGACCGCGAGCAGCTTGCCGTTGATTTCAACGACATTGCCGACGCGGATCGAATTCGCGTTTACCTTGGGCATTTCATTACTCTGTAGCCTGACCGAATGGCGGCGGACCCTATCAGACGCAACCGCGATGGACAACCGGCGTGGCGGCTGGTAGCGGACAGGCATGACCGATATGCCCAGCCGTGCGCCCTGGTGGCGCCCCGACCGCTTTGCCGCCCGCCGCCCGTACCTTCAGGCGCGGGCCGCCATCCTCAAGGCCCTGCGCGCGACCTTCGAGGCCCGCGGCTTCCTCGAGGTGGAAACCCCGGCCCTGCAGGTGAGCCCGGGGATCGAGCCGCACCTGATGGCTTTCGCCACCGACCTGGAGCCGGCCGACGGCGGCCCGGCGCGGCGCCTGTACCTGCACACCTCGCCCGAATTCGCCATGAAGAAGCTGCTGGTGGCGGGCGAGCCGCGGATTTTCCAACTGGCCAAGGTGTTCCGCAATCGCGAGCGGTCGGACACCCACCACCCGGAATTCACCATGGCCGAATGGTACCGGGCGGGCGGCAGCCTGGACGACCTGATGGACGATTGCGAGGCCCTGCTGCGCGCCGCGGCCAAGGCGGCCGGCCGCGACGGCCTGATCGCCCACGGCCTGAGCGTGCCCCTGGACGAGGCGTTCGAACGGCTGTCGGTGGCCGAGGCTTTCCTGATGCATGCCGGCGTCGACCTGATGGCGACGATCGACGATCCCTTGAGCCCCAGCGCCGGCGCGCTGCGGGCGGAAGCCGAGGAAATCGGGATCTCGACCAGCGACGGCGACAGTTGGGAAGACATCTTCTTCAAGATCAGCCTGGACCGCATCGAGCCCAACCTGGGCGTGGCCCGGCCGACCTTCCTGACCGACTGGCCGATTTCCATGGCCGCCCTGTCCCGCCCCAACCCCAACGACCCAGCCGTTGCCGAACGCTTCGAGCTTTATGTCAACGGGGTGGAACTGGCCAATGCCTTCGGCGAGCTGACCGACGCGGCCGAACAGCGCCGCCGCTTCGAGGCCGACTGCGCCGCCAAGGAGCGGCTCTATGGTTTCCGCTATCCGGTGGACGAGGATTTCCTGGCGGCCCTCGACTGGGGCCTGCCGCCGTCGGCCGGCATCGCCTTAGGCATCGACCGCCTGGTCATGCTGGCGACGGGCGCGGCGCGGATCGACGAGGTGCTGTGGGCGCCGGTGGCGGGCGCCTAGGCGCTCTTCTTGGTGTCGTTCTTGATCGTCACCCGGCTGTCGGCCTTCTCGTCGCCGGGCATGGGCAGGGCCGCCAGGGTCAGGACCGTGTGGGCCGACAGGGACGGGCCGAACATGCGGGCGAGCGTCTCGGCGGCACCGGCCACGCTGCGCCCGACCTGGCGGCCGACATCCACGGCGGCGGTGACGGTCGCCGTGCCCTGGGCGGTGACGGCCGCTTCAGCCACGGCGCCGGCGTTTTCCAGCTTGTCGGCAAAACGGCGATAGACCTCGCGCACCGAGCGCGCCTGGCCATCCTTGTTGTAGAAAATGCTGCGGTTGGCGGCCGCCGCCTCGGGCAGCAGGTCGGCCGCCTTCGATGTGGGTGACCGCTCCAGGGCGCCGAGGAAGCGCGAGGCACCGCCCGCCCCCAGGAAATGCGCCATGTAGAGATCGGTGGCGCCGACCTCGCGCTTCAGCCGGCCTTCCAGGTATTCCTTGTTGTCGCGGGCGAATTCGGCGCCCATGGCCGCCGCCAGCGCCGGATCGTCGCGCAACGCCAGGATCTGTTTGCGGGCGGCCGCATCCTTGACCTTCATGCGGCCGTCGGCGCCTTGGGTGATGGCGTCGGCCAGTTCGCTCATGCCGTGGTCGTCGCCGTGATCTTTCACCACCTTCAGCCAGGTCTGCTCGATGAACTGGTAGAGGCCGCGGGCGGTCGAGGTTGCTGCCTTGGCCGCCGTGTCGAATCCGCTCTCCAGCTTGGCCTGGGCCAGCAGGTATTTGAAATCGACCCCGGTCTTGGCGGCAGCGGACTGAATCCCGCGCAGGACCGATGCCGGCACCCCGGCATAGGTCGTCTCTCGCGCCACCGCATTGGCGATTTCGGTCGGCAAGGCCATGCTCATCTCGTCATCCTCCCGGCAATCCGGTCCTAGCCACTGGGCGCTTTTTGCCGGGTGGCGGGTAGATGGCCGGGGCAAGACCCCATTTGCCGTATACCCACCTCCCTTCAATGCGAGGAGCGTGCCAACTGGCCTTTACGGCTTGCGCCGGGCATGGCCGACATTGAGCGCGATCAGGTCGATCAGCCGGCGCAGGGCCAGGGCGATGCCATCGTCCTTGGGCGTGGGCGTGAGGGCCGCCAGGGCCGAGGCGACGGCGACGAGGCCGGCGGCGAGCGCCAGCAGGCGGTCGCCGTTGTTCACGATGAACTCGATCATGTGTGCTCTCCCTATGGTCCGATACGATAGAAGAGGTGGCGGCCGACGGTGGCGACCGGCCGGCGGCCCTTGACCCAGGCCGGGCGCAGGCCGCGGGCGTGATAGTGGTCGGCCCCGCCGGTGGGATCGCCCAGGCGGCCGTCCAGCGCGGCATCGGCGACGGTGCGCGCGGGGAGCAGCACCGCCGCATCGGCCGCCAGGGCTTCGAGCGCCGCGCGATTGGGATCGCTGCGGTTCCAGCAGGAAAACTGCCAGGGTGCGCGGCAGACGCTGACGGCATCCGGCCCGCCCCACCACACCGCCGCCTGGCCCTGGCCCAGGCGGCGGCGGCTGGCCAGCATGCGGTTGACGATCACGGCGGCGACCGCCGCCATGCCGGCCACCCCTCGCCCCGCGCCTCGCCCCACAGGGTGCGGGCCAGGGCGTCGCGGTCCGCCTCGCCCGGCCGGGGCAGGGGTTCGACACGGGCGGCAAAGGGTGCGCGAGGCGCGCTCATGGCCGGCCCTCGAGCCGACGCAGGCGCTGTTCCAGATCGCCGATGCGGCCGTCGACGCGGGCGAATTCGCGCACCGCCTCGTCGGCGCTGAAGGCGACCTTGCCGCCGGCCTTCAGTTCCGCGATCTGTTCGCGCAGGGCCTCGATCTGGACCCGCAGGCCGGCGACGGTGGCGGCCGTGTCGCTGACGCTCGAGGCCATCCAGACCACCCCGGCGGTCAGCAGGGCACCCAGGACGATGGCGACCTGGCGCTCGAATTCGCTGCGCCGCGGCTCCAGCGGGACCGATACCGGCATGACATCACTCTCCATGGTTCAAATTCCTTCCCCGGCCACGGTGGCTTCCAACTCGTCGACCCGCGCCTTGACCCGCGACAGCGCGGCCAGGGCATCGGCCAGCGCCTCGCCCACCGCCGCATGAGCAGGCACGTCCTGCGCCGTGATCGGTGCGGGATCGAGCAGGCGGTCGGCAATCACGGCGCCGTCGAGGCTGACCTGTTGCCGGCGCTGGAAATGGGCCCCCTCAAGGCACCTTGCTCATCCCAGCGGACGAGCAGCTCATAGGGCGTGGTGGTAACGATGGGATCGGACATGGCGTTGCCTTCCTTGAAATGAGACTGTGACCCTAATCGGCCCATTCCTGCCCGCGCTCCGCCTCCCACCGTCATGACCGGGCTTGTCCCGGTCATCCACGTCGGGACGAGCCAAGTCCGTTGACGGGTTAGGCAGCTTGCCGACGTGGATGGCCGGGACTTCGCCCGGCCATGACGGTTAGGGTGGGGTTGGTGCCGAGCAGCTTCAGGAAACGGCGGCGCCGTCGGGCCAGCGCCAATTGCTGCCGTCGGAGACCGCCAGACGCTTGTTCGAGGTGCCGTCCGAGACGTAGATCAAGCCTTGAGGGGAAGCGGCGGCGGCCGGCAGGGTGGCCACCGTATAGGCGCGCAGGCGGTGATGGCGGTTCTGGTCGACGACCGGGTTGGCGCCGAACAGCGACAGGCCGCTGGCGTGTTCCAGGCGCAGGATTTCGCTGTAACTCGTACCGCCCACAGGGGTTACGTGGATTTCCAGCCGCGTGCCCATGTTGCCGCCGCTGGGGGTCGGCTCGGTCACCACGCCGCGCAGGCCGACGGCATTGCGGAACGACGGCGTGCCGTTATAGGCGGCGCGCATCCGGTATTCGCCGGCCAGGTCGTTCTGCAGCACCGCGGCGGGGGCGGCGATCGTGCCCCTGGCCTTGGAGGTCAAAAAGGTCGGTGCCGCGGTGTCGCTCGAATAGCGGGTGGTGAACAGATTGGCGCCGGTCTCGCCCCGGGCTTCCAGGAAACCGTTGCCGCCTGGAACGGATACGGTCAAGGCGCCGCTCAGCGTATCGCCCGCCTTGGCGACCTTGCCGTCGAGCGCGTCCTGCAAGCCAGCGGTATCGGCGATCGTCAGGGCCAGGGCCAGGCCCAGGCCGACCCAGCCGACACCGTCGTGGATGACCAGGACGTTTTCATCGGCGACATAGGCGATGAAGCCCGCGCGCGGGCCGGCGAAAACCCAGGCGGTGCCGTACCAGGCGGCGAGCTTGCCGTCCTGCCCCGCCCAGGCCCCGGTGGCAGCGGGCCCGACGATATAGGCATCGCCCGGGGCCGGGCTGCCCGGCGGGGCCGCCAGGTCACGATCCGCGACCGCCGCCTGCACGAGCAGATCGATGGTGTTGAGCGCACTGTTGTGGGTAACCTCCTTGCTCGCCTGGGACTGGACGATATAGGGCAGGTTCAGGCGTGGCGTCGGCATCGCATCCTCGCGTCAGATGGTGGCGGTGGCGGCCAGGCCGCGGCCGTAGAGCGTCGAGACCTGCGCCACCCGCACCACCACGGCGGCGGGCACATAGCCGAAATCGGCCATTGCCTGGGCGGCGCTGTAGCCGGCGGCCGGGGCCGTCACCGCGATCGTGCGCTTCACCGCCGGGCCGGCACCGTCGAGGATATCGACCTCATAGGCCTCGACCTCCTCGCCCAGGGCGACATCGCCCAGGTCGGCCCAGGCCCCGCCCAGGCGGGTGCGCCGGACCCAGGTGATGGCGAGGTTGCCGGCGCCGTCGCGCACGCCTGCGACATGCACCGGCGCATAGGGGCGCAGGCCCACGGCGCGCGGTGTGAAGCTGGCCGCAGCCCAGGCCGGATCGGTCATCGGCAGGGCGGCCGGGCCCCAGCGGTAGTAACGTTCAAGATGGCGTTCGGCCAGGCCCATGTCGAGCTGGCGCAAGGCGCCGTCGAGCAGGACCACCGCGGCGCCCGCGGCCAGCGGCGCCCGCATGGCCTGTTCGGTGCCAAGGCGCCCGCGCAGCAGGCCGCTCAGATTGTAGCGCCGGGGCGCCAGCAACTTGACTTGCGCAAATTGCACGATTTCCCAGTCGCCGTCGCCATTGCGCAGGGCCAGGGCGTTCACCGGCCCGGCCAGCAGCGCCTCGCGATCGGCCGCGGCCAGGGTGCCGCCGTAGAGTTCGACCCCCAGGACATTGCCCTCGTCCCAGAAATCGGTCGGGCCGTTGTAGAAATCATACAGGGTCTCGCCCATGGTCGCCGAAACCGGCAGGACGGTGTCGAGGGCGAAGCTGTCGCCGGCGACACTGTCCATCACCGCGACCGGCGCCGCCGGCACGCTCGACGCGGCCACCCAGGCGGCGTGCGGCAGTGCCGTCTCGGTCAACAGCGGCAGGTCCAGGAAGGCCAATGCCAGGCCGAGCGGCGGCGGCAGCGTTTCGCCCCCGACCGGCCGGCCGCCGGCCAGGCCCGCCGGGCGCGCCGAAGGCTCGACCCCGATGGCCTCCACCGTTCGCTGCCGGTCGTCGCTGACGCGGGTAATGCGGTAGGTGGCAGGGCCGGCGTCGGTGTCCAGGCGCAGGATATCGCCGGGGTCGAGCGCCAGGTGCGACGGCGCCAGGCCGAAGCGCGCCGTATTGCGTCCGGTCCAGGCTTCGATCAGCAAGCGTTCGGCGATGCCCCGCGCCTGTTCCTCGTCCAGGACCAGCGG
This DNA window, taken from Oleomonas cavernae, encodes the following:
- a CDS encoding DUF6065 family protein, which encodes MRLVCYTIGDHKPLIRVAPATRDWMDGTPLSFAYRCLPLNIANAHGWELLCPARIEAVWNGGKEPTSVKVTGPGAGQVAIGHFGSGILTFHVHSLFVTEPGWNLYVTGSPNEAKHGLVPLTGIIETDWSAATFTMNWRFTAPGIPVVFEEGEPFAFLFPVPRGMVEAVEPEVMRLADEPDLLAAFKEWSDGRNKFLKDLPVQGTEANRQGWQKTYFQGRNSEGGKGIPDHQTKLKLKPFGPKRPKD
- a CDS encoding cell wall hydrolase; this encodes MAAVAAVIVNRMLASRRRLGQGQAAVWWGGPDAVSVCRAPWQFSCWNRSDPNRAALEALAADAAVLLPARTVADAALDGRLGDPTGGADHYHARGLRPAWVKGRRPVATVGRHLFYRIGP
- a CDS encoding PIN domain-containing protein, with protein sequence MTRIAFDTNIFVYAIDTTQGDKHHVAIDLLARAARTDAIILRQCMAEFANVSLGKGGQPPAKVRQWIEDWLASFPIARDDGETVLLALTLKERYRLAWWDALLLAAATEAEVDLLVTEDLQDSQILGTVLIANPFLPAGRAAIDAALTQA
- the epmA gene encoding EF-P lysine aminoacylase EpmA — protein: MTDMPSRAPWWRPDRFAARRPYLQARAAILKALRATFEARGFLEVETPALQVSPGIEPHLMAFATDLEPADGGPARRLYLHTSPEFAMKKLLVAGEPRIFQLAKVFRNRERSDTHHPEFTMAEWYRAGGSLDDLMDDCEALLRAAAKAAGRDGLIAHGLSVPLDEAFERLSVAEAFLMHAGVDLMATIDDPLSPSAGALRAEAEEIGISTSDGDSWEDIFFKISLDRIEPNLGVARPTFLTDWPISMAALSRPNPNDPAVAERFELYVNGVELANAFGELTDAAEQRRRFEADCAAKERLYGFRYPVDEDFLAALDWGLPPSAGIALGIDRLVMLATGAARIDEVLWAPVAGA
- a CDS encoding type II toxin-antitoxin system Phd/YefM family antitoxin, translated to MKTVSAREANQHFSKLLAEVEAGREVIITKYGKPVAKLGRVVPKEDTPERRAAIEKMIARMQEGADLGGAKFDRSKDYDRQ
- a CDS encoding efflux RND transporter periplasmic adaptor subunit, translating into MKKSTAAAVIIIAGAVAAAAWWQFGRDAAPPAQAGWNMGPVPVVAAPVTVAEAIETIRAVGNTEANAAIIVASEIEGRLRSLTAQENAFVDTGAVIAELDDGLYQAQLSQALAELAVAKSNYARADKLGDRGFGTGRERDEALAALRTAEAAVATAQTLIGKTKLVAPFPGKLGLWKVSPGAYLDTGTAITNLENTQVIKVDFRVPERVLARVAIGQAIRLTVDAMPGEVFSGEIFAIDPRVDAAGRSLLVRARVPNDDQRLHPGMFARVELIVEKRPNAVFVEERALVSQGSDRFVFKVVEGKAVFVKVTLGVRHEGLVEVREGLAPGDVVVLDGQLKLGPDTPVQLIDLAPVAGQAPGAVPNGG
- the efp gene encoding elongation factor P, producing the protein MPKVNANSIRVGNVVEINGKLLAVLKTQMVQPGKGGAFAQFELRGIRDGVKTQERYRSSEQVERVSLEDREYQYLYPEGENFTFMDIETFEQITISGDIIGDPKVWLQEGMVCYIRTYEGDAVAAELPQTVTLRIVEADPVVKGQTASSSFKPAVLENGQKVLVPPHIESGTRVVVSTADGAYMERAKD
- a CDS encoding serine hydrolase domain-containing protein codes for the protein MSLQLAASAQGFDPERLSRLSDAIAADVEAQRIDGAVVIVARGGSIVLHEAIGFAHRESGREMQADDVFISMSLSKQFTNTAVLQRIERGEIAVDTPVVAVIPEFATQDKAGIQIGHLITHTSGLPSVVMAKDLNAADLASVTTVLARTAPIAAPGAQVMYSPILAHGLLAEVVRRLDGGNRRFGRILADDVFEPLGMTDTALGIPDEVRARYVPVVVRDPTPGLFPPGVLESSDRLKPDSDMPGGGATTTALDVFNFAEGWRLGGKRDHARVLSPAMVRFALEDRTGTSPHLLYEYAKALRGWPTVPSHYSYGFWLRGQGVHPMPSAIWRARAPSAGWAPAVIASGSIRPAT
- a CDS encoding MFS transporter codes for the protein MESAAREPLRRRLPVAVRMAFFYAVSFSALGVIVPFLPVWLAHRGLDPIDISLVLGAGQVVRIFGNTGFGRLADRLGERRRILMGLTVISFLSFLLLLPAQGFFALLGAYVIASLFYPAQVSLTENLGVLAAYQRGYDYGIVRLWGSVTFIAATLVVGRLTPMTGPEGVIWVAIGTLGLTAASAWLLPDVRVPLPAVRRRGAVAAFLRNPVFLLFLGANALVQGSHAAYYTFSALYWQKAGLSDFTIGLIWSEGVLAEIVLFAISARFVNRLRPTTLIVVAGFGGILRWGVIAMTTDVAALLAVNWLHAASFAFAHLGAMHFIPRAIPPDLTATAQGLYSSVGISVAVAATTMALGPLYAVAGGAIFAIMAGFCALSAILAIALDRRWDGRPITL
- a CDS encoding transglycosylase SLT domain-containing protein, yielding MSMALPTEIANAVARETTYAGVPASVLRGIQSAAAKTGVDFKYLLAQAKLESGFDTAAKAATSTARGLYQFIEQTWLKVVKDHGDDHGMSELADAITQGADGRMKVKDAAARKQILALRDDPALAAAMGAEFARDNKEYLEGRLKREVGATDLYMAHFLGAGGASRFLGALERSPTSKAADLLPEAAAANRSIFYNKDGQARSVREVYRRFADKLENAGAVAEAAVTAQGTATVTAAVDVGRQVGRSVAGAAETLARMFGPSLSAHTVLTLAALPMPGDEKADSRVTIKNDTKKSA